A stretch of Pirellulales bacterium DNA encodes these proteins:
- a CDS encoding SEC-C metal-binding domain-containing protein has protein sequence MTDTQKTEHSAGLELLEQSWDVVAGFFAGLSSGIERGITSLFGSSNARFVRKLQPKVEAIGALEPKYQAMNDEQLRAQTVEFRGRLAAGESFDDILFEAFAVCREAGRRYLGMRHFDVQLIGGMVLHGGAIAEMVTGEGKTLVATLPAYLNALEGKGVHVVTVNDYLARRDMEWMGPLYLGLGLTVGAIQSNMDSAERQKAYACDITYGTNNEFGFDYLRDNMRPAARGDNHYPKPLQQAQGPLHFAIIDEVDNILVDEARTPLIISGPAHDDVTKYAKADRLARQLKKDEHFEVKEKEHTVNLTDEGVRAAEKLAGVESFYTAGNMEWPHLIDNALKAHHLYKLDVNYVVQEGEVIIVDEFTGRLMHGRNWSDGLHQAVEAKEGVKIKEESQTLATITLQNFFKLYDKICGMTGTAMTEAAEFWKIYKLDVIAIPTNKDMRRINHPDVIYRSETEKFTAIADEIEHINKWDMIELADGTQFAGTITKETPDAIDFQSSDRRTKETYPREKIREIQHKGRPVLVGTVSIEKSERLASLLERRGIPHEVLNAKHHKREAEIVSQAGRKGGVTIATNMAGRGTDIVLGGNPETMAWAMLQDKYPTRLDVPPAEWEALVREVEQREQMKDNGQQVKEMGGLHIIGTERHESRRIDLQLRGRCGRQGDPGSSRFYLSLEDDLMRIFAGEWVKNILTRLGMKEGEAIESRMVSRRIEGAQKKVEERNFDIRKNLLEYDEVMDEQRKRVYGYRQKILDGANCKQLILEMIDGQIDHYLKIFLDPHYGQETFATWAGGLFTCEIDSKPLAGLDFTAADRYVRDEAERAAESQIFEAVEEKLPEGEEETEWNWEDLAKFSNLRWKTNFRDRDLKKIGRDEVVPFLIERSREAIAKVDLSEGARFLADGFGVQTACAWVQHKFGIKLDPADMRKVELQAFKDMVHSRGVAAYEEKEIEYPVLAGMAHFMSHESSGQKRLDRDGLAAWARKRFQVELDNDELRDKQRDEVRAMLIDKSRAYQAKFVEVLGELNRRVEQLPAEPVSATALAITDKHAGGPHANGHAANGHAAEDQHPGDPFVAANGALGSVLDWLHTTLERPAPSPAEFARLRREELKNRLAVVVEDRFRPEMRVLERSLVLQILDTAWKDHLLAMDHLRSAVSLRGWAQIDPKVEYKREGMRTFEQMWTSVGERVTDLIFKIEQLDQEFVGSTWKESRAVHEEAPGTQDIARQQQSAIDASETQAKIEPIRNQGPRPGRNEPCPCGSGKKYKNCHMRSDQQGGARRTA, from the coding sequence ATGACCGATACACAAAAAACCGAGCACTCCGCCGGACTCGAATTGCTCGAGCAAAGCTGGGATGTAGTGGCCGGTTTCTTCGCCGGATTATCGAGCGGGATCGAGCGCGGCATTACGTCGCTGTTCGGTTCGTCGAATGCCCGGTTTGTCCGAAAGCTCCAGCCCAAAGTCGAGGCCATTGGCGCTTTGGAGCCGAAATATCAGGCGATGAACGATGAGCAGCTTCGCGCTCAAACGGTTGAATTCCGCGGCCGCCTTGCAGCGGGAGAATCGTTCGACGACATTTTGTTCGAGGCCTTTGCCGTCTGCCGCGAAGCCGGTCGGCGCTACCTCGGCATGCGGCATTTCGATGTGCAGTTGATCGGCGGCATGGTGCTGCATGGTGGGGCGATTGCCGAAATGGTGACCGGCGAAGGAAAAACGCTCGTTGCCACGCTCCCGGCCTATTTGAACGCTTTGGAGGGCAAGGGCGTACACGTCGTCACGGTCAACGATTACCTCGCCCGCCGCGATATGGAGTGGATGGGTCCGCTGTATCTCGGCTTGGGGCTCACGGTCGGCGCCATCCAGAGCAACATGGACTCGGCCGAGCGGCAGAAGGCCTATGCCTGCGATATCACCTACGGCACGAACAACGAGTTCGGCTTCGACTATCTTCGCGACAACATGCGTCCGGCCGCCCGCGGCGACAACCATTATCCCAAGCCGTTGCAGCAGGCCCAGGGCCCGTTGCATTTCGCGATCATCGACGAAGTCGACAACATTCTCGTCGACGAAGCTCGAACGCCGCTCATCATTTCCGGCCCGGCTCACGACGATGTGACCAAATATGCCAAGGCCGACCGTCTGGCCCGGCAGTTGAAGAAAGACGAGCATTTCGAGGTCAAGGAAAAGGAGCACACGGTCAATCTGACGGATGAAGGCGTGCGGGCGGCCGAAAAGCTTGCGGGCGTGGAAAGTTTCTACACCGCCGGCAACATGGAATGGCCGCATCTGATCGACAACGCTCTGAAAGCCCATCACCTCTATAAGCTCGACGTGAACTACGTCGTTCAGGAGGGCGAGGTAATCATCGTCGACGAGTTTACCGGCCGCTTGATGCACGGCCGCAATTGGAGCGACGGATTGCACCAGGCCGTCGAAGCCAAGGAAGGGGTGAAGATCAAGGAGGAAAGCCAGACCCTCGCCACGATCACGCTGCAGAACTTCTTCAAGCTCTACGACAAAATCTGCGGTATGACCGGCACGGCCATGACCGAGGCGGCCGAATTCTGGAAAATCTACAAGCTCGACGTGATCGCCATCCCGACCAACAAGGACATGAGGCGCATCAATCATCCCGATGTGATTTATCGCAGTGAAACCGAAAAATTCACTGCCATTGCCGACGAAATCGAGCATATCAACAAGTGGGACATGATCGAGCTCGCCGACGGCACGCAGTTCGCCGGCACGATCACGAAAGAAACGCCTGACGCGATCGATTTTCAATCCTCGGATCGCCGCACGAAGGAAACCTACCCCCGGGAAAAGATCCGAGAGATTCAGCACAAGGGGCGGCCGGTGTTGGTCGGCACCGTGTCGATCGAAAAGAGCGAACGGCTTGCTTCGCTGCTCGAACGGCGCGGCATTCCCCACGAAGTGCTCAACGCCAAGCACCACAAGCGCGAGGCCGAAATCGTTTCCCAGGCCGGGCGAAAAGGGGGCGTCACCATCGCCACCAACATGGCCGGCCGCGGCACCGACATCGTCTTGGGCGGCAACCCGGAAACCATGGCCTGGGCAATGCTGCAAGACAAATATCCGACGCGGCTCGACGTGCCGCCGGCCGAGTGGGAAGCCTTGGTGCGCGAGGTCGAACAGCGCGAGCAGATGAAGGACAACGGCCAGCAGGTGAAGGAGATGGGCGGCCTGCATATCATCGGCACCGAGCGCCACGAATCGCGCCGCATCGACCTCCAGCTTCGCGGCCGCTGCGGCCGGCAAGGCGATCCGGGCAGCAGCCGCTTCTACCTGTCGTTGGAAGACGACCTGATGCGCATCTTCGCCGGCGAATGGGTGAAAAACATCCTTACCCGCCTCGGCATGAAAGAAGGCGAAGCCATCGAAAGCCGGATGGTAAGCCGCCGCATCGAGGGCGCGCAGAAAAAAGTCGAGGAGCGCAACTTCGATATCCGCAAGAACCTGCTGGAATACGACGAAGTGATGGACGAGCAGCGAAAGCGCGTCTATGGCTATCGCCAGAAGATTCTCGACGGCGCCAATTGCAAGCAGTTGATTCTCGAAATGATCGACGGGCAAATCGATCACTATTTGAAAATCTTCCTCGATCCGCATTATGGCCAGGAGACATTTGCCACCTGGGCCGGCGGGCTGTTCACGTGCGAGATCGACTCGAAGCCGCTTGCGGGCCTCGATTTCACCGCCGCCGATCGCTATGTGCGCGACGAAGCCGAACGGGCCGCGGAGTCGCAGATTTTCGAAGCCGTCGAAGAAAAGCTTCCCGAGGGGGAAGAAGAAACCGAGTGGAATTGGGAAGATCTGGCCAAGTTTTCCAATCTGCGATGGAAAACCAATTTCCGCGATCGCGATCTGAAAAAGATTGGCCGCGACGAAGTGGTGCCGTTCCTCATCGAGCGCTCGCGCGAGGCGATCGCCAAGGTCGATCTGAGCGAAGGGGCGCGCTTCCTGGCCGATGGCTTCGGAGTGCAAACCGCCTGTGCCTGGGTGCAGCATAAGTTCGGCATCAAGCTCGATCCGGCCGACATGCGCAAAGTCGAGCTACAGGCATTCAAAGATATGGTCCACAGCCGGGGCGTCGCCGCCTACGAAGAAAAAGAAATCGAATACCCGGTGCTCGCCGGCATGGCCCACTTCATGAGCCATGAATCGTCGGGGCAGAAGCGGCTCGATCGCGACGGCCTGGCCGCCTGGGCTCGAAAGCGTTTCCAAGTCGAGCTGGACAACGACGAGCTGCGCGACAAGCAGCGCGACGAAGTCCGCGCGATGTTGATCGATAAAAGCCGCGCCTATCAGGCGAAGTTCGTCGAAGTGCTCGGCGAATTGAATCGCCGCGTCGAACAACTGCCCGCCGAACCGGTCTCGGCCACGGCGCTCGCCATCACCGACAAACACGCCGGCGGCCCGCACGCGAACGGCCATGCCGCAAACGGCCATGCTGCCGAGGATCAGCATCCCGGCGATCCATTCGTCGCCGCCAACGGCGCTCTCGGGTCCGTGCTGGATTGGCTGCACACGACGCTCGAACGGCCCGCTCCATCGCCGGCCGAATTCGCCCGATTGCGCCGCGAAGAATTGAAGAACCGGTTGGCCGTGGTGGTCGAAGATCGCTTCCGCCCTGAGATGCGGGTGCTCGAGCGATCGCTGGTGCTGCAGATTCTCGACACGGCATGGAAAGACCATCTGCTGGCGATGGACCATTTGCGATCGGCCGTCAGCCTGCGCGGCTGGGCACAAATCGATCCGAAGGTGGAATACAAGCGTGAAGGCATGCGCACCTTCGAGCAGATGTGGACGAGCGTCGGCGAGCGTGTTACCGATTTGATTTTCAAGATCGAGCAGTTGGATCAAGAGTTCGTCGGCTCAACGTGGAAAGAGAGCCGCGCGGTGCACGAAGAAGCGCCCGGCACGCAAGACATCGCCCGCCAACAGCAATCGGCGATCGACGCCAGCGAGACGCAAGCCAAGATCGAGCCGATCCGCAATCAAGGCCCGCGCCCCGGCCGCAACGAGCCGTGCCCATGCGGCAGCGGCAAGAAATACAAAAACTGCCACATGCGATCGGATCAACAGGGAGGCGCGAGGCGAACGGCGTAA
- a CDS encoding 3-deoxy-D-manno-octulosonic acid transferase, with protein MAYLLDACYLLALLLASPWLLWRSLRTGRYREGFAAKLLGLVPGRTGHEACVWLHAVSVGEVNLLGTLLTELAIERPDWQCVVSTTTQTGYALARRRYPDLTVFYCPLDFSWAVRRALRRIRPTLLVLAELELWPNLIRFASESGAKIAIINGRLSPRSYRGYRRLSWLIRPLVRRLDVIAAQNDEYSSRFLALGAGPETVRTTGSMKFDRAQTDRASPAVVRLQKLAGFAADDTVFLAGSTQEPEELLALDVFSRLREAHPKLRLVLVPRHPERFQGVAAKLVAAGVRWQRRTELDFSGPDPKARVLLVDSVGELSAWWGTARIGFVGGSLSSRGGQNMIEPAAFGVATSFGPNTQNFRDVVAALLSAEAAVQVADGEALFEFVRGSVEDPCHAAALGRRAQSFVAAQRGATRRTLDLLLPLADSPPARKAPSREAA; from the coding sequence ATGGCCTATCTGCTCGACGCTTGTTATCTGCTGGCTCTCCTGCTGGCTTCGCCATGGCTCTTGTGGCGATCCTTGCGCACCGGCCGCTATCGCGAAGGATTCGCCGCGAAATTGCTCGGGCTCGTTCCTGGGCGCACCGGCCACGAGGCGTGCGTCTGGCTGCACGCCGTAAGCGTCGGCGAAGTGAATCTCCTAGGGACGCTCCTGACCGAGTTGGCCATCGAACGGCCGGATTGGCAATGCGTCGTCTCGACGACCACGCAAACCGGCTACGCGCTGGCTCGCCGGCGCTATCCCGATCTGACGGTCTTTTATTGCCCGCTCGATTTCAGTTGGGCCGTTCGTCGGGCGCTGCGGCGGATTCGCCCGACGCTGTTGGTTTTGGCGGAACTCGAGTTGTGGCCCAATCTGATCCGATTCGCTTCGGAGAGCGGTGCAAAGATTGCCATAATCAACGGCCGGCTGAGCCCGCGCAGCTATCGTGGCTACCGCCGGCTGTCGTGGTTGATTCGCCCGCTCGTCCGGCGGCTCGACGTGATCGCCGCGCAAAACGACGAATACTCCAGCCGATTTCTCGCGCTCGGCGCCGGTCCGGAGACGGTGCGCACCACCGGTTCGATGAAGTTCGACCGTGCGCAAACCGATCGCGCCAGCCCGGCCGTTGTTCGATTGCAGAAGCTGGCGGGCTTCGCGGCCGACGACACCGTGTTTCTCGCCGGTAGCACCCAGGAACCGGAAGAGCTGCTGGCGCTTGATGTGTTTTCCCGCCTGCGCGAGGCGCATCCGAAACTGCGGCTCGTGCTCGTGCCGCGGCATCCCGAGCGATTTCAAGGCGTCGCGGCGAAACTCGTCGCGGCGGGCGTGCGCTGGCAGCGCCGCACGGAATTGGATTTCAGCGGACCGGATCCGAAAGCGCGCGTGCTGTTGGTCGATAGCGTCGGCGAATTGAGCGCCTGGTGGGGTACCGCCCGGATCGGTTTCGTCGGCGGGAGTTTGTCGAGTCGCGGCGGCCAGAACATGATCGAGCCGGCCGCCTTCGGGGTCGCCACGTCGTTCGGGCCGAACACGCAGAACTTTCGCGACGTGGTGGCCGCACTGCTGTCGGCCGAGGCGGCGGTGCAAGTGGCCGATGGCGAGGCGTTATTCGAATTCGTGCGAGGCTCGGTGGAAGATCCGTGCCATGCCGCGGCGCTCGGCAGGCGAGCGCAGAGTTTCGTCGCCGCGCAGCGCGGCGCCACGCGTCGCACGCTGGACTTGCTCTTGCCCCTGGCCGATTCTCCGCCGGCCCGAAAAGCCCCGTCGCGCGAGGCCGCGTAA